GGCATTCATAAAAGGTCTGATGCCGCGACCACGACCAGGCGAATTCGTTTTGGATATCAGGCACTATGAATCGTCTTCCACCAGGCCGGAATCGAACTCGAGGATATCGAGCGCTTCGTCTGCTTGCGCCGACGGCACGCACACGAGCGACTCGCCGCCGAATAGGGAACTGCCTCCGAGCATGCCGCCAAAGCCCTCGAACGCAAGGTCGCCCATGAGGGGAAAAGGCTTCGCGTCAAGGCCGTGTTCACGCAGCAACGTGAAAGCCAACTCGTCGGCGATCGTCGTCTGCGCGAACACCGCGACGAAGTCTCCTTCGATGGGCTTGGGTGGATCGATGAGGTAGCCCACGCACCTAGCCTGCGTACGGGCGCGGGGCGCCGCGGAAAAAGGGCTCGACGACATCCTCAGCGCGGAAGGAGAAGTAGCGCCGCTCCAGATCTCCGGAGAGCGCCGCAGCCACCGGAATCCGCAAGACGTCGGCGCGCAGCAGCGCGGGCGCCTCCGCGACGGGCACAAAGCGTGCCGTCACCACGCGCGAATCACGCGGCCTCGGCTGGACGCCCGCCTCAAGCTCTTCGACCGCAAAGGTGCAGTTCATGACGTGCAAGTCGCGCGCCGCATCGATCGACTCACTCACGTAGACAAGCGGCCCGATGCGGACGGGCAGCGATGCTTCCTCGAAGAACTCGCGCACGACGGTTTCGGCTTTCGTTTCGCCGGATTCTTGGCGACCGCCGGGCAGCGTCCACAAAGGCTCAGGCTCGCCCTCATAGGTGCATCGCGTCAGCAGCACGCTGTCACCGCGTCGCAGTATGCCGCTGCACAGCTGCACGATGGCGGGCACTACAGATGAAAGGCGGGCAACATCGGCTTGGCGATCATGATCACAAGCGCGATGAGCGGAGCCACGAGCGCGATCATGCCCCACACGTTCCAACTCGCCGAACCCTGTTTGTATGCGTTCCAATCGACCGTGCCGGCGCCGGCGCCCGACTGCGCGATGGCGAGAAGCCGGCGTTGGAGTCTGCTGATGGGCCCGAAGGCGATGCCCGCGATGATGAACAGCACGATCGGCCATAAGACCCAACCCGTGCTCAAGAACGGTATGTGGCCTATCAAGGCGGTCCCGATCCCAGCCGCGACGATCAAGACGGCTCCGGGGATGGTGAAGACGCGATCCGCGAGGATGATGCCGCGCAGCGTGTGCGCGATGATCTTGGCGTCCTGCGTTTGATCGGCGATCGCTTTCCACAAGATCCCGACCGTGATGTTGCCCAAGAACATGACGACGGCGGCGACGTGGACCACCTTCAAAACGACATACAGATTCAAGACAGCCTCCCGAGATTTTGCGACTTGGCAGGCTAAGAGTATAGCATCAGCTTTCAGGCTTGCTATCGAACATATGTTCGATTATACTATACCCCCATGCCTTCTTCCGTTGCTGAACTCCGCGCGCTCGTGGAGCGCCGCTGGCATGGCGCTATCGCTCATGCCGGGGCTGCCGTGCAAAGAGGCAGCCCGACGGGTATGCCTGCGCTTGACGCCCTGCTCGGCCCCCGCGGTGTGCCCAAAGGGCAGCTGACCGAGATCTTCGGGTCGTCCTCCTCCGGGAAGACCACCCTTGCGCTGGCGCTGCTGGCGGCGTGCACGCGCGAAGGCGGGATCGGGGCGTATATCGATCCTGCGCTCAGCTTGTTCGCGCCGGTCGCGGCGGGCGCAGGCATCGATCTGCGGCGGATCATCGTGGTGCGCCCGCGCGACGAGGCGGCGGCGCGGCGCGCCGTGGATGCGCTGGTGCGCGGCGGCGCATGCGGCGTGGTCGCGCTTGATTGCGGTGACTGGCCGCATGTCCTCCAGACGCATCATTGCGCGCGCCTCGTGGCACAAGCGGAGAAGACCGGCACGGTGCTGCTGGTGATCTCCGGCGGCAGCAACGCGGCGCTGGCATCGTTCGCATCGCTGCGCTTGCGCGCACACGGCCTTGCGCCGCTTTGGCAGGACGGCAGTGACGGCGGCCGCAGACTCCAGGGTTGCGTCGCGACGATCG
This window of the Candidatus Tumulicola sp. genome carries:
- a CDS encoding NUDIX domain-containing protein, which gives rise to MPAIVQLCSGILRRGDSVLLTRCTYEGEPEPLWTLPGGRQESGETKAETVVREFFEEASLPVRIGPLVYVSESIDAARDLHVMNCTFAVEELEAGVQPRPRDSRVVTARFVPVAEAPALLRADVLRIPVAAALSGDLERRYFSFRAEDVVEPFFRGAPRPYAG
- a CDS encoding DUF2269 family protein, encoding MNLYVVLKVVHVAAVVMFLGNITVGILWKAIADQTQDAKIIAHTLRGIILADRVFTIPGAVLIVAAGIGTALIGHIPFLSTGWVLWPIVLFIIAGIAFGPISRLQRRLLAIAQSGAGAGTVDWNAYKQGSASWNVWGMIALVAPLIALVIMIAKPMLPAFHL